In Mucilaginibacter celer, one DNA window encodes the following:
- a CDS encoding RNA polymerase sigma factor, giving the protein MEKLSDELLLSGIQQHNHDAFNELFNRYWEKLFKAAMSRLYDEDAAQDIVQEVFISLWQRRETITIHTQLEAYLLSAVRFSVMSHFRSEKTNELRLQDALQRINILESAIADHTDYYEMEKTLEYEVSHMTETLQKIYHLRTENYSIKDIATELGLAEQTVKNYISEVLRRLRIAIKEKHPEKYAAYFSIVLAILHK; this is encoded by the coding sequence ATGGAAAAACTTTCGGACGAGCTTTTACTCTCAGGTATTCAACAGCATAACCATGATGCTTTTAACGAGCTTTTTAACCGTTACTGGGAAAAGCTTTTTAAAGCGGCCATGTCACGCCTGTATGATGAGGATGCAGCACAGGATATCGTTCAGGAAGTCTTTATAAGCCTGTGGCAGCGTCGTGAAACGATAACCATACATACCCAGCTCGAAGCTTATTTGTTAAGCGCCGTAAGGTTTAGTGTGATGAGCCACTTCCGGTCTGAAAAAACAAACGAACTCCGGCTTCAGGATGCACTGCAGCGCATCAACATCCTGGAAAGCGCGATCGCCGATCATACCGATTATTACGAGATGGAGAAAACCCTCGAATATGAGGTAAGCCACATGACGGAAACGCTGCAAAAAATTTACCATCTCCGTACCGAAAACTATAGCATCAAGGATATAGCCACCGAACTGGGCCTGGCCGAGCAAACCGTAAAAAACTACATTTCGGAGGTTCTACGTCGTTTACGAATCGCCATCAAAGAAAAACATCCTGAAAAATACGCCGCTTACTTTAGCATCGTTCTGGCGATACTTCACAAATAA
- a CDS encoding FecR family protein produces MDKYKFRELLKRYQEGTANETERALVEAWYESYPQQNRFNLSDNIKNNLLSRIGSVIQPPVIEPKKLWLPYLRVAASVLLVSAIGLISYLRLSKKQEFVYTTLQTHAGQIKRLVLADSSVLWVNASTIVRYPQRFDKKRREIYLDNGEAFFEVVHHAKQPFVVHAQKVNVQVLGTSFNISAYKNLPAIKVVVATGKVGVTQGSKTLALLTPGQELSFDRKAGTSDTHVVDINDIQSWKSGYVDLKQATFAELATVVKNQLGIQLEAGNDKVSGYRFTIRIKQNLPVDQTLLMINQIHSTHYRKEDNQIIIY; encoded by the coding sequence ATGGATAAATATAAATTCAGGGAATTACTAAAAAGGTACCAGGAAGGTACCGCCAACGAAACCGAGCGGGCCCTGGTAGAAGCCTGGTACGAATCGTACCCGCAACAAAACCGGTTCAATTTATCTGATAATATCAAAAACAATCTTTTATCGCGTATTGGCTCAGTTATTCAGCCGCCGGTTATTGAGCCTAAAAAACTTTGGCTGCCTTATTTGCGCGTAGCCGCTTCTGTTTTATTGGTATCGGCCATTGGGTTGATAAGTTACCTCCGCCTAAGCAAAAAACAAGAATTCGTTTACACAACATTGCAAACCCATGCCGGCCAGATAAAACGCCTGGTACTGGCGGATAGTTCAGTGCTTTGGGTTAACGCTTCAACCATTGTGCGTTACCCGCAGCGGTTTGATAAAAAGCGCCGTGAAATATACCTGGATAACGGTGAGGCCTTTTTTGAAGTGGTGCACCATGCAAAACAGCCTTTTGTTGTACATGCCCAGAAAGTGAATGTACAGGTATTGGGAACTTCATTCAATATCAGCGCCTATAAAAATCTCCCGGCTATCAAAGTTGTAGTTGCTACCGGTAAGGTAGGGGTTACTCAGGGGAGCAAAACTCTCGCTTTGCTAACACCAGGCCAGGAATTAAGCTTCGACAGGAAAGCCGGTACTTCAGATACTCATGTTGTTGATATCAACGATATTCAAAGCTGGAAAAGCGGCTATGTTGATCTGAAACAAGCCACCTTCGCCGAACTGGCCACTGTAGTTAAAAATCAGTTAGGCATTCAGCTAGAAGCAGGCAACGATAAAGTTAGCGGCTACCGTTTCACCATCCGCATAAAACAAAATTTACCTGTAGATCAAACCTTGCTCATGATAAATCAAATACATAGTACGCACTACAGAAAGGAGGACAACCAGATAATTATTTACTAA
- a CDS encoding SusC/RagA family TonB-linked outer membrane protein, translating into MNFCTQLWRQFMRITILLICITLTIGLVTVKATVTKAQGLNTSVSISAKKQNLATVIRQLQQQTNVVFAYDEDYLQLRDKPVSYVSYVNQSLGYVLTQLFKDTRVGFKEQAGTIILYKYAIGKLSGRVADESGGLLPSATIKVVGTNYGAIAGADGTFSLSLPEGIYTVEATFLGYQKSTIKDVKVTGDKNTSISFTLVGGNQLKEVTVSYGKQRSKEITGSITELSASKLQDMPVMQFAQQLQGKAAGVQVAQSSGQPGRGVEFRIRGAASFYASNHPLFVIDGSPITGSINNINPAEIESFSILKDASATALYGSRAANGVILITTRHAKPGDAKVEFNANYGVQKIPDGLVPKMMDARGFAQYMNDKFADARKYETNYTTATPAEYLNPEQYGEGTNWYKLLTRTAPIQNYDITVQTARERSTSTVMVGYQKQDGVLINTGTQLFSARINQDFTSANSRLKIGFNLAPSYRLDHNNRLSTDGVGGLFERIFEASPLKSPYNADGTFNRDTYSPGMVAYINPLAQFTLTNDDYKTTRILANGYLNYEFLKGLSVRTNVAIDKGNESRKYFQSGVVTSTAGQTTGTAGFTDNGSYTAEANLVYNKSFGDHHIEALAGYSAQKYSGTNGSVTGLGFPGDDIPYVNAATILSNGGGGYGAYSLLSSIARVNYNYKGRYLLQGAIRRDGSSRFGTNERYGNFPSVSAGWVVSDEKFMERFRVLSLLKLRASYGVTGNNFFANNYEAQATIGQYFYELNGQSVVGQTINRLANRNLRWERNKQLDFGFDISLLNNRINFTYDYYHKTSDGLIMSRPIPVASGFGSLLDNVGAINLWGHEFTLNTVNLNGKLKWSTNLNISIDRNRIKDLVSPGYIRRNNTVTSDYFRQQEGHHLGEFYGFVWLGLYKDANDLANSAKYGSASDVGTLKMKDINGDGVIDDVNDRTFIGDPTPSFTGGLTNNFVYKNWDLNIHMAFSVGGKILNAAKWAYQTNLDGSRVMLAAAADRWRSPENPGSGIYPRTKTGTTALGRSVNSQWVENGSYLTAKNISLGYRFNMNDQALIRSIRVYTSIQQAFVWTKYSGMNPEINFAGLDPTLGIGVDENAYPIPRTVSFGVSASFK; encoded by the coding sequence ATGAATTTCTGTACACAGTTATGGAGGCAATTTATGCGCATTACCATTTTATTAATTTGCATTACGCTTACAATAGGGCTGGTAACTGTTAAAGCAACCGTTACCAAAGCCCAGGGGCTGAATACCAGCGTTAGCATTAGCGCTAAAAAACAAAATCTGGCAACTGTTATCAGGCAATTACAACAGCAAACCAATGTTGTTTTTGCTTATGATGAAGATTATCTGCAACTCAGGGACAAACCGGTTTCGTATGTCAGTTACGTTAACCAATCGCTGGGGTATGTATTAACCCAGCTTTTTAAAGATACCCGTGTTGGGTTTAAAGAGCAGGCCGGTACCATTATCCTTTATAAATATGCCATCGGTAAGCTATCCGGGCGCGTTGCTGATGAGAGCGGCGGGCTTTTGCCAAGTGCTACCATTAAAGTTGTTGGCACCAATTACGGCGCTATTGCCGGTGCCGATGGTACTTTTTCACTAAGCCTGCCCGAAGGTATTTATACTGTTGAAGCCACATTTTTGGGCTACCAAAAATCTACCATTAAAGATGTTAAAGTTACCGGCGATAAAAACACATCTATCAGTTTTACCTTGGTTGGTGGTAATCAGCTTAAAGAGGTAACGGTAAGTTACGGTAAACAACGATCGAAAGAAATTACCGGCTCAATTACTGAGTTGAGCGCCTCAAAACTACAGGATATGCCCGTTATGCAATTCGCCCAGCAATTGCAGGGTAAAGCAGCGGGTGTGCAGGTAGCGCAAAGCAGCGGGCAGCCGGGGCGTGGTGTGGAGTTCCGTATCCGTGGGGCTGCATCGTTTTATGCCAGTAACCACCCTCTTTTTGTCATTGATGGCAGTCCGATAACCGGCAGCATCAACAACATCAATCCTGCCGAAATTGAAAGCTTCAGCATTTTAAAAGATGCTTCGGCTACCGCATTATATGGTTCGCGCGCGGCTAACGGTGTTATATTGATCACCACCCGCCACGCCAAACCGGGCGACGCCAAAGTTGAGTTTAACGCCAATTATGGTGTGCAAAAAATCCCCGATGGGCTTGTGCCTAAAATGATGGATGCCCGCGGTTTTGCCCAGTACATGAATGATAAATTTGCCGATGCCCGCAAATACGAAACAAACTATACCACAGCCACCCCGGCCGAATATTTAAACCCGGAGCAATACGGCGAAGGGACTAATTGGTATAAACTATTAACCCGCACAGCGCCAATTCAAAACTATGATATTACTGTGCAAACTGCCCGTGAAAGGTCAACCTCTACCGTTATGGTGGGTTACCAGAAACAGGATGGTGTATTGATCAATACCGGCACGCAGCTGTTTTCGGCCCGCATTAACCAGGATTTTACTTCGGCTAATAGCAGATTAAAGATAGGTTTCAACCTGGCACCAAGCTATCGTTTAGATCATAACAACCGCTTAAGCACCGATGGTGTTGGTGGCTTGTTCGAACGCATTTTTGAGGCGAGCCCGTTGAAATCACCTTATAATGCCGATGGTACATTTAACCGCGATACTTACTCGCCGGGCATGGTGGCTTATATTAATCCGTTAGCACAGTTTACTTTAACCAATGATGATTATAAAACAACCCGTATCCTGGCCAACGGTTATTTAAACTATGAGTTTTTAAAGGGATTAAGTGTGCGTACCAATGTCGCTATTGATAAAGGCAACGAGTCGCGCAAATATTTCCAGTCGGGTGTAGTAACCTCAACAGCTGGTCAAACTACAGGCACCGCCGGCTTTACCGATAACGGATCGTACACCGCCGAGGCAAATCTGGTTTACAACAAATCATTTGGCGATCATCATATCGAAGCATTGGCAGGCTACTCGGCGCAAAAATACAGCGGTACCAATGGCAGCGTTACGGGCTTAGGGTTCCCGGGCGATGATATCCCATATGTAAACGCGGCAACAATTTTATCAAATGGCGGTGGCGGGTATGGCGCTTATTCGTTATTGTCAAGCATTGCCCGTGTAAACTATAACTACAAAGGCCGCTACCTGCTGCAAGGTGCTATCCGTCGTGACGGGTCGTCACGTTTTGGTACCAACGAACGCTATGGTAACTTTCCATCGGTTTCGGCAGGCTGGGTTGTTAGTGATGAAAAGTTTATGGAGCGTTTCCGTGTGCTTAGCTTGTTAAAGTTGCGTGCCAGCTATGGTGTTACCGGTAATAACTTCTTTGCCAATAATTATGAGGCTCAGGCTACCATAGGTCAGTATTTTTATGAACTGAATGGTCAATCTGTAGTAGGGCAAACCATTAACCGTTTGGCTAACAGAAACCTGCGTTGGGAGCGTAACAAGCAGCTGGATTTTGGTTTTGACATATCACTCCTGAACAACCGAATCAACTTTACTTACGATTATTACCATAAAACATCCGATGGCTTGATCATGAGCCGTCCTATTCCGGTAGCATCGGGCTTTGGCAGCCTTTTGGATAACGTTGGCGCGATTAACCTTTGGGGCCATGAGTTTACCTTGAATACTGTAAACCTTAACGGTAAACTGAAATGGAGCACCAACCTAAACATTTCCATCGATCGTAACCGCATTAAAGACCTGGTTAGTCCGGGCTATATCCGCCGTAACAATACCGTAACTTCTGATTACTTCCGCCAGCAGGAAGGACATCACTTAGGCGAGTTTTACGGCTTCGTTTGGTTAGGATTATACAAGGATGCTAACGATCTGGCAAACTCGGCCAAATACGGCAGTGCATCTGATGTGGGCACGCTTAAAATGAAAGACATTAACGGCGATGGTGTGATAGATGATGTTAACGACCGTACGTTCATCGGCGATCCCACCCCGTCATTCACCGGTGGCTTAACCAATAATTTTGTTTATAAAAACTGGGACCTGAATATCCACATGGCCTTCTCGGTAGGTGGTAAAATATTAAACGCAGCCAAATGGGCCTACCAAACCAACCTCGATGGCTCGCGTGTGATGCTGGCCGCGGCAGCCGATCGTTGGCGATCGCCCGAAAATCCCGGCTCAGGCATTTATCCACGTACCAAAACGGGTACGACAGCGCTTGGTCGTTCGGTTAACAGCCAATGGGTCGAGAACGGCTCGTACCTCACCGCTAAAAATATCTCGTTAGGTTACCGTTTCAATATGAATGATCAAGCGCTGATCCGCAGCATCCGCGTGTACACCTCTATTCAGCAAGCCTTTGTTTGGACCAAGTACTCGGGCATGAACCCGGAGATCAACTTTGCCGGTCTCGATCCTACATTAGGTATCGGTGTTGATGAAAACGCTTATCCTATTCCACGTACGGTTTCATTTGGTGTTTCAGCAAGTTTTAAATAA